The Amblyraja radiata isolate CabotCenter1 chromosome 1, sAmbRad1.1.pri, whole genome shotgun sequence genome contains a region encoding:
- the LOC116988465 gene encoding LOW QUALITY PROTEIN: interferon-induced very large GTPase 1-like (The sequence of the model RefSeq protein was modified relative to this genomic sequence to represent the inferred CDS: deleted 1 base in 1 codon) has product MASVSSTVNSWSENLNPPQLVRDLGLQDHYPHKLSLVSMREVSWGKLDDNKPTRPEDLPWRFLQRILLANSLARNPEWPPAQSLEDKRDDVEDFNYLFEVKEPGDSGFNPLDIIAAIFLCADHSLQQELMLKMSLCQLALPFLLPEGHSYPRDMVRGPMEGSGATLLLWAMRPIVKMWCPQSPTGSSPVVEMPIVTATVPTVSFLRLGRCTVSKSKLLNLTLSQTQLQQNIFLHSGMECGNVPRGISDGMAEISWYLPSGKSNTDIFPEAAAFINLRGDAETYQGHTRFLAKVSAALFIFIDVIGEKEREFLTSLAQSPANLFLIVNTNISQQHITPEQVKKLFKDLKLQPQQCIVRTNVNKAKLVEELRSQIKQVILMRDQSFLSLEQMGDIARESGIQVDEHQPEMQRAKDLTSKPQREVAHGDSWGSEDPSHRHSPGLPQGMAGDPPDGNNFTKLQPQQCVSQSNVSEAKTLNYPIHQVTWKRDRDQSFISLEQTGDIVRESEIHVDEHHPEIQQAKDLTSKPQREADPGHGRESEHPSHRHSPGLPEGTASGPPVGNNQDENLSPLQLVRDLGLQDHYPHKLSLTSMREVSWGKLDDNKPTRPEDLPWRFLQRILSANSLARNPECSAAQSSKDNKEDVEDFSHFFQAQRPGDSGMNPLDIIAAIFLCADHSLQQELMLKMSLCQLALPFLLPEGHSYPRDKVREPMEGPGATLLLWAMRPIVKMWCPQSPTGNSPVVEMPIVTATVPTVSFLRLGRCTVSKSKLLNLTLSQTQLQQNIFLHSGMECGNVPRGISDGMAEISWYLPSGKSNTDIFPEAAAFINLRGDAETYQGHTRFLAKVSAALFIFIDVIGEKEREFLTSLAQSPTKLFLIVNTYINQQHITPEQVKKLFKDLKLQPQQCIVRTNINEAKLVEEIRSQIQQVIPMSDGDQSFLNLEQMGDIARESGIQVDEHQPEIQRAKDLTKILSSLDPADIIWYKKRVLPFHGEPWQGLSKVEKEKSRMKLRGDRTTEKYNHKLDQDKKRIRDAQLRQSLSEEMQIFIDHLTCPGGDDRAISLQWLKLMLDSKSREIMAGLRRDYKELSKDSMQKVKELKDMDQKMTDSSLGLEHFMRELGQVYELSVTQHNIKQQTQIHPHVLQLPGVAAELLLDGFPLELIDGDVSNVPVSWITAVLEAVAEKVGRASRVFVLTVIGVQSTGKSTLLNTMFFFRFAVSSGRCTRGAYMQLMKVTGSLAEELGCDFILVIDTEGLRAPELATLTDSYEHDNELATFVVGLSNITLVNIGMENIAEMKDILQIVVHSLLRMKLTGKRPKCIFVHQNVGDVSAHDHNLRGRQKLLEQLDKMTEAAAKLEKVEGVTFHDVMDYDADKDNWYIPGLWQGTPPMAAVNTGYSEHVFQLKKSLIQCLLKGKLEQGAFTIPDFTKWMTGLWEQVKHENFIFSFQNSLFAAAYNHLSVKYKDWEWELRKFTHSWGNKAENRVNNASGDLNLLLQTLEREIRAEINKREGETLDKLKGLFLSGADNVQLMEKYRVEFKLSISSLCRRLQDDSMQRCKDAVNRRVGLQEVDDSWNKCHQKIEQQVKELLLKCKGANQVLGDEELQTAFGKMWQDTLSQLDYQPCRERNIELEIENLLRENTANQGRVINKMLERKPLHKQGTQFLQIEWKHSNTTWVGILLSTVSRFFHKPDHDLVKSLEGEFHKWISDITKMDKDYDNKYCIDLLNIMEKKINNISHPNFTMSEEFRAEFKLRLCGFAVPRFQDMQTRFIQKHDPRQRLENMKGQYFDLFIDIYTEQDANQRQAERFAESCFLPALRDATLKALSMNIVDDMKQNDPESKYSLRNNFTVALLVHLKQRGTFDDYHRYITDLENLAKDWLHHQVIEHCKTQRDGESTFTRLAKGILTQITGKAKKIVEDAVMQNFAGNVQSFLDMFVEKLKTRISMPKDEMKLVLFHSDGDGKKLAEAVLPSIEEVEQRLLSEVTGWDVQAKIEELSIKPRDEMFKGLFNCTKKCPFCGVFCDSETPVHSQHSCKQHRPEGLNGYHFVGSKLLSIAVCTASVAGHGTFKNDDTNWELKPFKDYQTVNDYYKSWIIQREISAQAASYWKKVFYTYNKQFAEKYKANPAKIDETWNIDWDVVRGDLNKTYNTNIQSW; this is encoded by the exons GAAGGCCACAGTTACCCCAGGGACATGGTGAGAGGACCCATGGAAGGGTCTGGTGCCACCCTTCTCCTCTGGGCCATGAGGCCCATTGTTAAAATGTGGTGCCCACAATCTCCCACAGGGAGCAGCCCCGTTGTGGAGATGCCCATCGTGACAGCAACCGTGCCAACTGTCTCCTTCCTCAGACTCGGAAGGTGCACGGTGTCCAAATCCAAACTCCTCAATCTCACCTTGAGCCAGACCCAGCTGCAGCAgaacatcttcctgcactccgggATGGAATGTGGGAATGTGCCCCGTGGGATATCGGATGGGATGGCTGAGATCAGCTGGTATCTACCTTCTGGGAAGAGCAACACGGACATTTTCCCGGAGGCTGCTGCATTCATCAACCTCCGAGGTGACGCTGAAACTTACCAGGGACACACTCGGTTTCTGGCAAAAGTCTCTGCTGCTctctttattttcattgatgTTATCGGTGAGAAGGAAAGAGAATTCCTCACCTCTCTCGCACAGTCACCGGCAAACCTCTTTCTGATAGTGAACACTAACATCAGTCAGCAACACATCACCCCTGAGCAGGTAAAGAAACTGTTCAAAGATCTGAAGTTACAACCTCAACAATGCATTGTTCGGACAAATGTAAACAAGGCCAAACTTGTGGAAGAACTTCGTTCTCAGATAAAACAAGTGATTCTAATGAGGGACCAGAGCTTCCTGAGTCTGGAACAAATGGGTGACATTGCGAGAGAAAGTGGGATTCAGGTCGATGAACATCAGCCTGAAATGCAACGGGCCAAGGACCTGACGTCCAAACCACAGAGAGAGGTCGCTCATGGAGACAGTTGGGGATCAGAGGATCCATCTCACCGGCATTCACCGGGTCTCCCACAGGGAATGGCTGGTGATCCACCAGATGGAAATAACTTTACAAAGTTACAACCACAACAATGTGTTTCTCAGTCAAATGTAAGTGAGGCAAAAACATTGAATTATCCGATACACCAAGTaacatggaagagggacagggaccAAAGCTTCATTAGTCTGGAGCAAACGGGTGACATTGTGAGGGAAAGTGAGATTCACGTCGATGAACATCATCCTGAAATACAACAAGCCAAGGACCTGACATCCAAACCACAGAGAGAGGCCGACCCCGGACATGGCAGGGAATCAGAGCATCCATCACACCGGCATTCACCGGGTCTGCCAGAAGGAACAGCTAGTGGTCCACCAGTTGGAAATAACCAGGATGAAAATCTGAGCCCCCTGCAACTTGTGAGGGATTTAGGTTTACAGGATCATTATCCTCACAAACTGTCACTGACGTCCATGCGGGAGGTATCCTGGGGTAAACTGGATGACAACAAACCAACTAGACCAGAAGATCTTCCTTGGCGATTTCTCCAAAGGATCCTCTCAGCTAATTCACTGGCGAGGAATCCTGAATGTTCGGCTGCTCAATCTTCAAAAGACAACAAAGAAGACGTAGAAGATTTCAGCCATTTCTTTCAAGCACAAAGGCCAGGAGATTCTGGGATGAATCCTCTGGATATCATTGCTGCCATTTTCCTCTGTGCCGACCACTCTCTCCAGCAGGAACTGATGCTGAAGATGTCTCTGTGCCAACTTGCATTACCCTTTCTGCTGCCGGAAGGGCACAGTTATCCCAGGGACAAGGTGAGGGAACCCATGGAAGGACCTGGTGCCACCCTTCTCCTCTGGGCCATGAGGCCCATTGTTAAAATGTGGTGCCCACAATCTCCCACAGGGAACAGCCCCGTTGTGGAGATGCCCATCGTGACAGCAACCGTGCCAACTGTCTCCTTCCTCAGACTCGGAAGGTGCACGGTGTCCAAATCCAAACTCCTCAATCTCACCTTGAGCCAGACCCAGCTGCAGCAgaacatcttcctgcactccgggATGGAATGTGGGAATGTGCCCCGTGGGATATCGGATGGGATGGCTGAGATCAGCTGGTATCTACCTTCTGGGAAGAGCAACACGGACATTTTCCCGGAGGCTGCTGCATTTATCAACCTCCGAGGTGACGCTGAAACGTACCAGGGACACACTCGGTTTCTGGCAAAAGTCTCTGCTGCTctctttattttcattgacgttatCGGTGAGAAGGAAAGAGAATTCCTCACCTCTCTCGCACAGTCACCGACAAAACTCTTTCTGATAGTGAACACTTACATCAATCAGCAACACATCACCCCTGAGCAGGTAAAGAAACTGTTCAAAGATCTGAAGTTACAACCTCAACAATGCATTGTTCGGACAAATATAAACGAGGCCAAACTTGTGGAAGAAATTCGTTCTCAGATACAACAAGTGATTCCCATGAGTGACGGGGACCAGAGCTTCCTGAATCTGGAACAAATGGGTGACATTGCGAGAGAAAGTGGGATTCAGGTCGATGAACATCAGCCTGAAATACAACGGGCCAAGGACCTGACCAAAATACTGAGCAGTCTTGACCCTGCAGACATCATTTGGTATAAAAAGAGAGTGCTGCCCTTTCATGGAGAGCCCTGGCAAGGACTGTCTAAAGTTGAGAAAGAGAAGTCTCGGATGAAACTCCGCGGGGACAGAACCACAGAGAAGTATAACCACAAGCTGGACCAAGACAAGAAAAGAATCCGGGATGCTCAGCTCAGACAGAGCCTGTCGGAGGAGATGCAGATATTCATTGACCACCTCACGTGTCCTGGTGGGGATGACAGGGCCATTTCCTTGCAGTGGCTGAAGCTGATGCTGGACAGTAAATCAAGGGAAATCATGGCAGGATTGCGCAGGGATTATAAAGAACTGAGCAAAGACTCAATGCAGAAGGTCAAGGAGCTGAAGGACATGGATCAGAAGATGACTGATAGTTCCCTGGGACTTGAGCACTTCATGAGGGAACTGGGTCAGGTTTATGAACTTTCAGTGACACAACACAACATCAAGCAACAAACACAGATCCACCCACATGTGCTTCAGTTACCGGGTGTTGCTGCTGAACTGTTGCTGGATGGGTTCCCACTGGAGCTCATTGATGGAGACGTCTCCAACGTTCCTGTTTCATGGATCACTGCTGTACTGGAAGCAGTGGCCGAGAAGGTGGGACGTGCTTCCCGAGTGTTTGTGCTGACAGTGATTGGAGTTCAGAGCACAGGCAAGTCCACGCTCCTCAATACAATGTTC TTTTTTCGGTTTGCTGTGAGCAGCGGCCGATGTACTCGAGGGGCCTACATGCAGCTGATGAAGGTCACAGGGAGCCTGGCGGAGGAGCTGGGCTGTGACTTCATCCTGGTCATTGACACAGAGGGGCTGAGAGCTCCAGAACTTGCAACACTAACAGACAGCTACGAACACGACAATGAGCTGGCAACATTCGTGGTGGGATTAAGCAACATAACGTTGGTAAACATAGGCATGGAAAACATCGCAGAGATGAAAGATATTTTACAGATTGTTGTTCATTCCTTACTCCGCATGAAACTGACGGGGAAAAGACCAAAGTGTATATTTGTCCACCAGAATGTTGGAGATGTGAGTGCACATGATCACAATCTGAGAGGCCGTCAGAAACTACTGGAACAGCTGGATAAGATGACAGAGGCTGCAGCAAAACTGGAGAAGGTGGAGGGAGTTACGTTCCATGATGTGATGGACTATGATGCTGACAAGGACAACTGGTACATCCCTGGTCTGTGGCAAGGTAcacccccaatggctgccgtcaaCACTGGCTATAGTGAACATGTCTtccaactgaagaagagtctcattcAATGTTTACTCAAAGGGAAACTAGAACAAGGAGCTTTCACAATCCCAGACTTTACCAAATGGATGACTGGCCTTTGGGAGCAGGTGAAACATGAGAATTTCATTTTCAGCTTCCAGAACAGTCTGTTCGCAGCAGCTTACAACCACCTCTCTGTGAAGTACAAGGACTGGGAGTGGGAGCTCCGCAAATTCACGCACTCCTGGGGAAACAAGGCTGAAAACAGAGTCAACAATGCCAGTGGTGACCTCAACCTACTGCTCCAAACACTGGAACGTGAGATCAGGGCGGAGATTAACAAAAGGGAGGGTGAGACTCTGGATAAACTAAAAGGTCTGTTTTTAAGTGGGGCTGATAACGTTCAGCTGATGGAGAAATACAGGGTGGAGTTCAAGCTCAGTATCTCCAGTTTATGCAGACGGCTTCAGGACGATTCAATGCAGAGATGTAAGGATGCCGTGAACAGACGTGTGGGACTGCAGGAAGTGGATGATAGTTGGAATAAATGTCACCAGAAGATCGAACAACAGGTCAAGGAGCTTTTATTAAAGTGTAAAGGGGCAAATCAGGTGTTGGGTGACGAGGAACTGCAAACTGCCTTTGGAAAGATGTGGCAAGACACACTGTCACAGCTGGACTATCAGCCCTGTAGAGAAAGAAACATTGAACTGGAGATTGAAAATCTTCTCAGAGAGAACACAGCAAATCAAGGGAGGGTGattaataaaatgctggaaagaaaACCTCTCCATAAACAGGGAACTCAGTTCTTACAGATTGAATGGAAACACAGCAACACGACATGGGTAGGAATATTATTAAGCACAGTCAGTCGTTTCTTCCACAAACCAGATCATGACTTGGTTAAATCCCTTGAGGGTGAATTCCATAAATGGATCAGTGACATCACTAAAATGGACAAGGattatgacaataaatattgcatTGATCTTTTGAATATTATGGAGAAGAAAATTAACAATATTTCCCACCCAAACTTCACAATGAGTGAGGAATTCAGGGCTGAGTTTAAACTTCGCCTGTGTGGTTTCGCTGTACCAAGATTCCAAGACATGCAGACGAGGTTCATCCAGAAACACGACCCGCGGCAAAGACTGGAAAACATGAAGGGTCAATACTTTGATCTCTTCATTGATATTTACACAGAGCAGGATGCGAACCAGAGACAAGCAGAACGGTTTGCAGAATCTTGTTTCTTGCCAGCTCTCAGAGACGCCACCCTCAAGGCTCTCAGTATGAACATCGTAGATGATATGAAACAAAATGACCCTGAGAGCAAGTACAGTCTCCGCAACAACTTCACTGTGGCCCTCCTGGTGCACCTGAAACAAAGGGGTACATTTGATGACTATCACCGGTATATCACTGACCTTGAGAATTTGGCCAAAGACTGGCTCCATCACCaggttattgaacactgcaagacacAACGTGATGGAGAGAGCACGTTTACCCGTCTGGCTAAAGGAATCCTCACACAGATCACTGGGAAAGCTAAAAAGATTGTTGAGGATGCAGTGATGCAGAACTTTGCTGGAAATGTTCAGAGCTTCCTGGACATGTTTGTTGAAAAGTTAAAGACCAGGATCTCAATGCCCAAAGATGAAATGAAACTCGTTCTGTTTCACAGTGACGGTGATGGCAAGAAATTGGCAGAAGCAGTTCTACCATCTATTGAAGAAGTGGAGCAGAGACTCCTCAGTGAGGTAACAGGCTGGGATGTCCAAGCAAAGATTGAAGAATTATCCATTAAACCCAGGGATGAGATGTTCAAAGGGTTATTCAATTGTACCAAGAAATGTCCTTTCTGTGGGGTTTTCTGTGATTCAGAGACCCCGGTACATTCACAGCACTCTTGTAAGCAGCACAGACCTGAAGGTCTCAATGGCTATCACTTCGTAGGAAGTAAACTTCTTTCAATTGCCGTCTGCACAGCTTCAGTTGCAGGTCATGGAACATTTAAAAATGACGACACAAATTGGGAATTGAAACCCTTCAAGGATTATCAAACTGTCAATGATTATTACAAATCCTGGATCATCCAGCGGGAAATTTCCGCACAGGCAGCATCCTATTGGAAGAAGGTTTTCTACACTTACAATAAGCAGTTTGCTGAAAAATACAAAGCAAATCCTGCAAAGATcgatgaaacctggaacattgaCTGGGATGTAGTGAGGGGAGACCTGAATAAGACGTATAACACAAACATTCAGTCTTGGTGA